From Salinirubellus salinus, the proteins below share one genomic window:
- a CDS encoding FecCD family ABC transporter permease: protein MATETETETGARYGERFGWLDRSLALTCAGSLAVAGLAGLIQVSYGTFSMSVFQAWSAVLDPLVWTNPGVIVSFLFGDGLAESLGLATEVDLPKETLIVWNIRLPRVLVAAFVGFNLAISGAIFQAVTRNELASPFILGVSSGAGFAVLVTLVLVPTFAAFLPLTAALGGTLAFLVVYAIAWQGGTSPVRLVLAGVIVGTVLNSLQTALFFFAGDIGTVQAAIAWTTGSLTGVDWEQVRTVWPATVLVVLPGLVLGARQLNVLLLGEGTASALGMRVERTRFLLSALAIVAAAASVAVAGIVGFVGLIVPHAVRVLVGGDHKRLLVGCAFLGPALLVGADLGARLFFEVVFASPTQLPVGIVTGLVGGPYFLYLMRKRQSLGEL, encoded by the coding sequence GTGGCGACTGAGACGGAGACCGAGACGGGGGCTCGCTACGGCGAGCGGTTCGGCTGGCTGGACCGCTCGCTCGCGCTGACCTGTGCGGGGAGCCTCGCGGTCGCCGGCCTCGCTGGTCTGATACAGGTCAGCTACGGCACGTTCTCTATGTCCGTGTTCCAGGCGTGGAGCGCGGTGCTCGACCCGCTCGTCTGGACGAACCCGGGCGTCATCGTCTCGTTCCTGTTCGGCGACGGCCTCGCCGAGTCGCTCGGCCTCGCCACCGAGGTGGACCTGCCGAAGGAGACGCTCATCGTCTGGAACATCCGCCTGCCGCGGGTGCTCGTCGCGGCGTTCGTCGGCTTCAACCTCGCTATCTCCGGAGCCATCTTCCAGGCGGTCACGCGGAACGAACTGGCGAGTCCGTTCATCCTCGGGGTCTCCTCCGGGGCCGGGTTCGCCGTGCTGGTGACGCTCGTGCTCGTGCCGACGTTCGCTGCGTTCCTCCCGCTGACCGCGGCGCTGGGCGGCACGCTCGCGTTCCTCGTCGTCTACGCCATCGCGTGGCAGGGCGGCACCTCGCCCGTCCGGCTCGTCCTCGCCGGCGTCATCGTCGGGACGGTCCTCAACTCGCTGCAGACGGCGTTGTTCTTCTTCGCGGGCGACATCGGCACCGTGCAGGCGGCCATCGCGTGGACCACCGGGTCGCTCACCGGCGTCGACTGGGAGCAGGTCCGCACCGTGTGGCCCGCCACCGTCCTCGTCGTCCTCCCCGGCCTCGTCCTCGGCGCCCGGCAACTGAACGTCCTCCTGCTCGGCGAGGGGACCGCCAGCGCGCTCGGGATGCGCGTCGAGCGGACCCGGTTCCTCCTCTCCGCGCTGGCCATCGTCGCCGCGGCCGCGTCCGTGGCGGTCGCCGGCATCGTCGGCTTCGTCGGCCTCATCGTCCCGCACGCGGTCCGGGTGCTGGTCGGCGGTGACCACAAGCGCCTGCTCGTGGGCTGTGCGTTCCTCGGGCCGGCCCTGCTCGTCGGCGCGGACCTCGGTGCGCGACTGTTCTTCGAGGTGGTGTTCGCCTCGCCCACCCAGCTCCCGGTCGGCATCGTCACCGGTCTCGTCGGTGGGCCGTACTTCCTCTACCTGATGCGGAAACGCCAGTCACTCGGTGAACTATGA
- a CDS encoding TIGR00725 family protein, whose amino-acid sequence MRVSVIGGSTVDEATYETARDVGRLLAERGHTVVCGGYGGVMEAVCRGAREHDGETIGVLKGTDPAEGNEWITTPIATGMGDARNALVVLNGGACIAIDGAAGTLSELGMAFVYERRVAGLDTHDCSAFEGFRAVETPEAAVAYVERAVE is encoded by the coding sequence GTGAGAGTCAGCGTCATCGGCGGGAGCACGGTCGACGAAGCCACCTACGAGACGGCCCGCGATGTCGGTCGCCTGCTCGCCGAGCGGGGCCACACCGTCGTCTGCGGGGGCTACGGCGGCGTGATGGAGGCGGTCTGTCGCGGCGCCCGCGAGCACGACGGCGAGACCATCGGTGTGCTGAAAGGGACCGACCCGGCCGAGGGGAACGAGTGGATCACGACGCCCATCGCGACCGGGATGGGCGACGCGCGGAACGCGCTGGTCGTCCTGAACGGCGGGGCGTGTATCGCCATCGACGGGGCGGCCGGGACGCTCTCGGAGCTGGGGATGGCGTTCGTCTACGAGCGTCGCGTCGCGGGGCTGGACACGCACGACTGCTCGGCGTTCGAGGGGTTCCGGGCGGTGGAGACACCGGAGGCGGCGGTGGCGTACGTGGAGCGAGCGGTGGAGTAG
- a CDS encoding HEAT repeat domain-containing protein, producing the protein MTDEESTPPLLAAREGPDRLAAALPAAPDARADTIRAVRDRAEADPASVADALPGLAVLFDDEADTVRLLTAKTFLAVAEADPTAVPTEPLRAALDDEFYYVRGRAAQALGRVARATGGADPTLVARLLNGLSLEREESRERYAGALADVALGVPDALRTVSPDLADSLGDGDVRVRYHLATALAALAVAHPGRVEAVADRLRERLEDEDPHVAGRAAEALGYAGVDCDPPTPAEDGDDAHAFAAERAAFARDPDSSTRERLGADLRGGHDAVAERVGVPDEPDGPPGLPPGVGPGGRPF; encoded by the coding sequence GTGACCGACGAGGAGTCAACCCCCCCGTTGCTGGCCGCCCGCGAGGGGCCCGACCGACTCGCGGCGGCGCTTCCGGCCGCCCCCGACGCCCGTGCCGACACCATCCGCGCCGTCCGTGACCGTGCCGAGGCCGACCCGGCGAGCGTGGCAGACGCTCTCCCCGGACTCGCGGTCCTGTTCGACGACGAGGCCGACACGGTGCGACTGCTGACCGCCAAGACGTTCCTCGCCGTCGCCGAGGCAGATCCGACGGCGGTTCCGACCGAGCCGCTCCGTGCGGCGCTCGACGACGAGTTCTACTACGTCCGCGGCCGGGCCGCACAGGCGCTCGGACGGGTCGCTCGCGCGACGGGCGGGGCCGACCCGACCCTCGTGGCCCGCCTGCTCAACGGGCTCTCACTCGAACGCGAGGAGTCCCGCGAACGTTACGCGGGTGCGCTGGCGGACGTGGCGCTCGGCGTGCCCGACGCGCTCCGGACGGTGAGCCCCGACCTCGCCGACTCGCTCGGGGACGGCGACGTCCGGGTACGTTACCACCTCGCCACGGCGCTGGCGGCGCTCGCCGTCGCGCACCCGGGCCGGGTCGAGGCGGTGGCCGACCGCCTGCGCGAGCGACTTGAGGACGAGGACCCGCACGTCGCCGGGCGGGCGGCCGAGGCACTCGGGTACGCGGGCGTCGACTGTGACCCGCCGACGCCAGCTGAAGACGGCGACGACGCCCACGCGTTCGCGGCCGAGCGTGCCGCGTTCGCTCGCGACCCCGACTCGTCGACCCGTGAGCGACTGGGCGCCGACCTCCGAGGGGGACACGACGCCGTGGCCGAGCGTGTCGGTGTGCCCGACGAACCGGACGGCCCGCCGGGACTCCCGCCCGGAGTGGGTCCCGGTGGCAGGCCGTTCTGA
- a CDS encoding ABC transporter substrate-binding protein, giving the protein MPERPTRRDVIKYGGIAGGAGLLAGCTGGTTPDSAEGTATETPREATTTEPDAAAEAGYSVTMSPVGTVEFEEPPETVFTRLTHHADMAFALGKGDGINAMHAPDYYDSLWNQFVERLPGVTLDWTGLYSSWQAEKEQLYELDSDIHLADPAWVTQLDNWDRSAIEEVAENVGPWFGNSLSDRHQEPSAEWAEGYEYYGLWEQFGLVADAFRERERYEALAAVHNDLLETIEDGLPPESERPSAVMFSSADLETIYAYTLSTPGFLTAHTRPLAPRDAFEGSVESGSTVDFEALLEADPDVVLYLGGMLPTTDMATVRETLASNPVAGEMTAVAEGRVHAQGARYQGPILNLFQLEMTAKQLYPERFGAWPDYENGPYPELPTEERLFDRQRVADIVNGDG; this is encoded by the coding sequence ATGCCCGAGCGACCCACGCGACGTGACGTCATCAAGTACGGCGGTATCGCTGGTGGTGCGGGTCTGCTCGCCGGCTGTACTGGTGGGACGACCCCTGACTCCGCCGAGGGAACGGCAACCGAAACGCCGAGAGAAGCGACCACGACCGAACCGGACGCGGCAGCCGAAGCGGGCTACTCGGTGACGATGTCACCCGTCGGCACCGTCGAGTTCGAGGAGCCCCCCGAGACGGTGTTCACGCGGCTCACCCACCACGCCGACATGGCGTTCGCGCTCGGGAAGGGCGACGGTATCAACGCGATGCACGCGCCCGACTACTACGACTCGCTGTGGAACCAGTTCGTCGAGCGACTACCGGGCGTCACGCTCGACTGGACGGGGCTGTACTCCTCGTGGCAGGCCGAGAAGGAGCAGCTCTACGAACTCGACAGCGATATCCACCTCGCGGACCCGGCGTGGGTCACGCAACTCGACAACTGGGACCGCTCGGCTATCGAGGAGGTGGCCGAGAACGTCGGCCCGTGGTTCGGGAACTCGCTCAGTGACCGCCACCAGGAGCCATCGGCCGAGTGGGCCGAGGGCTACGAGTACTACGGCCTGTGGGAGCAGTTCGGCCTCGTCGCGGACGCGTTCCGCGAACGCGAGCGATACGAGGCGCTTGCCGCGGTCCACAACGACCTGCTGGAAACCATCGAAGACGGCCTGCCGCCCGAGTCCGAGCGCCCGAGCGCGGTGATGTTCTCCTCTGCCGACCTGGAGACCATCTACGCCTACACGCTGAGCACTCCAGGCTTCCTGACGGCTCACACCCGTCCGCTCGCTCCACGGGACGCCTTCGAGGGCTCCGTCGAGTCGGGGTCGACGGTGGACTTCGAGGCATTGCTGGAGGCCGACCCGGACGTGGTGCTCTACCTCGGCGGGATGCTCCCCACCACCGACATGGCGACGGTGCGCGAGACGCTCGCCTCGAACCCCGTCGCCGGTGAGATGACCGCCGTCGCGGAGGGCCGGGTCCACGCACAGGGCGCCCGATACCAGGGGCCGATACTGAACCTGTTCCAGCTCGAGATGACAGCGAAACAGCTCTACCCCGAGCGGTTCGGCGCGTGGCCCGACTACGAGAACGGGCCGTACCCGGAGCTGCCGACCGAGGAGCGGTTGTTCGACCGCCAGCGGGTCGCGGACATCGTGAACGGAGACGGATGA
- a CDS encoding ABC transporter substrate-binding protein produces the protein MPERPTRRDVIKYGGIAGGAGMLAGCASQSDSGATPEGTETDSATETATPTADPSYTAELFPVGEVEFESVPQSVTTYNMGWADMVVSLGQADTLRTNRLSAPTLFYDRFDVEWDNDYPALWQSGGWSKEVMYERDPDVFLFDPNLLTQWDDNWAEEDTAEIEENVAPFFGCHNRRIRGEWQQELGYPEGAPTMLEAFETVGTVLDEEARAQAWLDLHDDLQSAVQPRIPDGETPSIALINSGSAPANGEFYVLNLAQDGYEMKPYRDLGLVEADAFEGVETGQYGLTDYETMLEVDPDIILVHWGITQGSVTWGGDGAFDAEQFHEKFVAPMEEDDTGSELTAVQEGRVLPGPTAEQGPLVNAFQTELVARLFYPEEFGELDLDAPLDVPEEERLFSRERVVDILAGDL, from the coding sequence ATGCCCGAGCGACCCACGCGACGAGACGTCATCAAGTACGGCGGTATCGCGGGTGGTGCCGGGATGCTGGCTGGCTGTGCGAGCCAGTCCGACTCGGGTGCGACGCCCGAGGGGACGGAGACCGACAGCGCGACCGAGACCGCGACCCCGACCGCGGACCCGAGCTACACGGCCGAACTGTTCCCCGTCGGCGAGGTCGAGTTCGAGTCGGTCCCCCAGTCCGTGACCACCTACAACATGGGCTGGGCGGACATGGTCGTCTCGCTCGGGCAGGCCGACACGCTCCGGACGAACCGGCTGAGCGCGCCCACGCTGTTCTACGACCGGTTCGACGTCGAGTGGGACAACGACTACCCGGCGCTCTGGCAGAGCGGCGGCTGGTCGAAGGAGGTCATGTACGAGCGTGACCCTGACGTGTTCCTCTTCGACCCGAACCTCCTCACCCAGTGGGACGACAACTGGGCCGAGGAAGATACGGCCGAGATCGAGGAGAACGTCGCCCCGTTCTTCGGCTGTCACAACCGCCGTATCCGCGGCGAGTGGCAGCAGGAACTCGGCTACCCCGAGGGGGCGCCGACGATGCTGGAGGCGTTCGAGACGGTCGGGACCGTCCTCGACGAGGAGGCCCGAGCGCAGGCGTGGCTCGACCTCCACGACGACCTCCAGTCGGCAGTACAGCCACGGATCCCCGACGGCGAGACGCCGTCCATCGCGCTCATCAACAGCGGGTCCGCACCGGCGAACGGCGAGTTCTACGTCCTCAACCTCGCGCAGGACGGCTACGAGATGAAGCCGTATCGCGACCTCGGGCTCGTCGAGGCCGACGCCTTCGAGGGCGTCGAGACCGGCCAGTACGGCCTGACCGACTACGAGACGATGCTCGAGGTGGACCCCGACATCATCCTCGTCCACTGGGGTATCACGCAGGGCTCGGTGACGTGGGGCGGCGACGGCGCGTTCGACGCCGAGCAGTTCCACGAGAAGTTCGTCGCGCCGATGGAGGAGGACGACACCGGGAGCGAACTGACCGCGGTGCAGGAGGGCCGCGTCCTCCCCGGGCCGACCGCCGAGCAGGGGCCGCTCGTCAACGCCTTCCAGACCGAACTCGTCGCGCGGCTGTTCTACCCCGAGGAGTTCGGGGAACTCGACCTCGACGCGCCGCTGGACGTTCCGGAGGAGGAACGGCTGTTCTCACGTGAGCGGGTGGTGGACATCCTCGCGGGTGATCTCTGA
- a CDS encoding ABC transporter ATP-binding protein — protein MSRSDAPETGETEGAEETEAEGTPSTDPIDLVGRDLEVGYPATDDPVVECERVVLPAGEVTALVGPNGSGKSTLLKALSGQLEPWGGAVELDGEDVYGMADKRRARRLGLLSQERESPGSLTVEDLVLHGRYPHRGFMEAVTEADREAVERAIDLAGVGHLRERELGNLSGGQKQLAWIAMTLAQETDVLLLDEPTTFLDLRHQLGVLETVRQLNRERGVTVGVVLHDISQAARFADNLVALRDGTPYDWGPPDEVVTEDLLADVFGVEASVGPGPEGPTIRPHRPLDERE, from the coding sequence ATGAGCCGGAGCGACGCGCCCGAGACGGGCGAGACGGAGGGGGCGGAGGAGACGGAGGCCGAGGGCACCCCGTCGACGGACCCCATCGACCTCGTCGGCCGCGACCTCGAGGTCGGTTATCCGGCCACCGACGACCCCGTCGTCGAGTGCGAGCGGGTCGTCCTCCCGGCGGGCGAGGTGACGGCGCTCGTCGGCCCGAACGGCTCGGGCAAGTCGACCCTGCTGAAGGCGCTCTCCGGGCAACTCGAACCGTGGGGCGGTGCGGTCGAACTCGACGGGGAGGACGTGTACGGGATGGCCGACAAACGACGCGCCCGCCGACTCGGACTGCTCTCACAGGAACGGGAGTCACCGGGTTCGCTCACCGTCGAGGATCTCGTTCTCCACGGGCGCTACCCGCACCGGGGGTTCATGGAGGCCGTCACCGAGGCCGACCGCGAGGCCGTCGAGCGGGCCATCGACCTCGCGGGTGTCGGCCACCTGCGCGAGCGGGAGCTCGGGAACCTCTCCGGCGGGCAGAAGCAACTGGCGTGGATCGCGATGACGCTCGCACAGGAGACGGACGTCCTCCTGCTGGACGAGCCGACGACGTTCCTCGACCTGCGCCACCAGCTCGGGGTGCTGGAGACGGTCCGGCAACTCAACCGCGAGCGCGGGGTCACGGTCGGGGTCGTCCTCCACGACATCTCGCAGGCGGCCCGGTTCGCCGACAACCTCGTCGCCCTCCGGGACGGGACGCCCTACGACTGGGGGCCGCCGGACGAGGTGGTGACAGAGGACCTGCTGGCCGACGTGTTCGGCGTCGAGGCGAGTGTCGGTCCCGGCCCGGAGGGCCCGACAATCCGCCCGCACAGGCCCCTCGATGAGCGAGAGTAA
- a CDS encoding NAD(P)/FAD-dependent oxidoreductase, with amino-acid sequence MTIAFDHDVCVVGGGPAGSSAAVFTAREGLDTVVFDRGNSSLRQCAYLENYLGFPAGVDVETAYDLFHDHVREAGGEVVDDLVASVEPLETGFRVTTQEGRELTTERVVAASTYDDSYLLDLHDAFAVVETDEDGEESRHFDYDHPDEHGRTAVDGLYVAGPLGGVESQVAIAVGHGARVGVGLLTDRNEAAGLWAEAASHTDWVVKQGRYAGEEWLETVTGYYAERAPESMDEETARERARALAEEQQDWQIPEAEVERRRETGHRELARRLDSEAVLDAVDDERIREYAAGLDGVEASGDD; translated from the coding sequence ATGACCATCGCGTTCGACCACGACGTCTGCGTCGTCGGTGGCGGCCCGGCCGGCAGTTCGGCGGCCGTCTTCACCGCTCGCGAGGGGCTCGACACCGTGGTCTTCGACCGGGGGAACTCGTCGCTCCGGCAGTGTGCCTATCTGGAGAACTACCTCGGCTTCCCGGCGGGCGTGGACGTCGAGACGGCCTACGACCTGTTCCACGACCACGTCCGTGAGGCCGGCGGCGAGGTCGTCGACGACCTCGTGGCGTCGGTCGAGCCGCTGGAGACCGGGTTCCGGGTCACGACACAGGAGGGTCGCGAACTGACCACAGAGCGCGTGGTGGCGGCCAGCACGTACGACGACTCGTACCTACTGGACCTCCACGACGCGTTCGCCGTGGTCGAGACGGACGAGGACGGCGAGGAGAGCCGACATTTCGACTACGACCACCCCGACGAGCACGGCCGCACCGCCGTCGACGGACTCTACGTCGCGGGCCCGCTGGGGGGCGTCGAGAGTCAGGTCGCTATCGCCGTCGGCCACGGGGCGCGCGTCGGCGTCGGCCTCCTCACCGACCGCAACGAGGCCGCGGGGCTGTGGGCCGAGGCGGCCTCGCACACCGACTGGGTGGTAAAGCAGGGTCGCTACGCGGGCGAAGAGTGGCTGGAGACCGTCACGGGGTACTACGCCGAGCGCGCCCCCGAGTCGATGGACGAGGAGACGGCCCGGGAGCGTGCCCGCGCGCTCGCCGAGGAACAGCAGGACTGGCAGATTCCGGAAGCGGAGGTCGAGCGGCGGCGCGAGACGGGCCACCGCGAACTGGCCCGACGCCTCGACTCCGAGGCGGTGCTGGACGCCGTGGATGACGAGCGCATCCGCGAGTACGCCGCCGGACTCGACGGCGTGGAGGCGAGCGGTGACGACTGA
- a CDS encoding ABC transporter substrate-binding protein, protein MSPGRTRRDVIKYGGIAGGASLLAGCTGNADQTPEPGDDPTETPTESATPTEDPSYTVELSPVGEVTFEEVPSNVMAYSPQYIDMLAALGHADSLNSMGFLGYAETMDYFFTHLDGVDIPPTDDLTQLFSNGSFDKELLYELDSDVHLMDPAWLSGFEGWSKADTEEIRDTVGPFFANRYSRQHTQPPEGWREGYRYYTLWELTGKVSQVFQEPERFEALKAEYESLYGTIRANLPPKDERPQVGLLSYYDGQFYPYKISGPGFGKAHTRPMGAIDAFADSDRTYDENYNAAYDFEGLLEIDPDVILHNFAVTPFYDWTKVQEEVTDNDVGKELTAVKNDRFYASGQSFQGPLQNLLQVEMTAKQLYPEQFGEWPRFEEGDTYPDFDEDEQLFDHARVAAIARGEL, encoded by the coding sequence ATGTCACCAGGACGGACGCGGCGCGACGTCATCAAGTACGGCGGCATCGCTGGCGGTGCGAGTCTGCTCGCCGGCTGTACCGGGAACGCGGACCAGACGCCCGAACCGGGCGACGACCCGACGGAGACGCCGACCGAGAGCGCGACCCCCACCGAAGACCCGAGCTACACGGTCGAACTCTCGCCGGTCGGCGAGGTCACGTTCGAGGAGGTGCCGTCGAACGTGATGGCCTACAGCCCGCAGTACATCGACATGCTGGCAGCGCTCGGCCACGCGGACTCGCTGAACTCGATGGGCTTTCTCGGCTACGCCGAGACGATGGACTACTTCTTCACGCACCTTGACGGAGTCGATATTCCACCGACGGACGACCTCACGCAGCTGTTCTCGAACGGTTCGTTCGACAAGGAACTGCTCTACGAACTGGACAGCGACGTCCACCTGATGGATCCGGCGTGGCTCTCGGGGTTCGAAGGCTGGTCGAAGGCCGACACCGAGGAGATTCGGGACACCGTCGGGCCGTTCTTCGCGAACCGCTACAGCCGACAGCACACCCAACCGCCGGAGGGGTGGCGCGAGGGCTACCGCTACTACACGCTCTGGGAACTGACGGGGAAGGTGTCGCAGGTGTTCCAGGAACCCGAGCGATTCGAGGCGCTGAAAGCCGAGTACGAGTCACTCTACGGTACCATCCGCGCGAACCTGCCCCCGAAGGACGAACGGCCACAGGTCGGCCTGCTGTCGTACTACGACGGCCAGTTCTACCCCTACAAGATCTCCGGGCCGGGCTTCGGGAAGGCCCACACCCGGCCGATGGGTGCCATCGACGCGTTCGCCGACTCCGACCGAACGTACGACGAGAACTACAACGCGGCATACGACTTCGAGGGACTCCTCGAGATCGACCCCGACGTCATCCTCCACAACTTCGCCGTGACGCCGTTCTACGACTGGACCAAGGTCCAGGAGGAGGTCACAGACAACGACGTGGGCAAGGAACTGACCGCGGTCAAGAACGACCGCTTCTACGCCTCCGGCCAGTCGTTCCAGGGGCCGCTCCAGAACCTCCTGCAGGTCGAGATGACCGCGAAACAGCTCTACCCCGAGCAGTTCGGCGAGTGGCCCCGCTTCGAGGAGGGAGACACATACCCGGACTTCGACGAGGACGAACAGCTGTTCGACCACGCCCGGGTCGCGGCCATCGCGCGGGGTGAGCTCTGA
- a CDS encoding ABC transporter ATP-binding protein, translating to MAVSSDESVFDRYRADVERPMRRLARTYGTPRKEWFVVGLLGNLVAQFASLAPPVVLGAAIDGVLRGGTFSLPLVPAGWIPTGTDGQFLFAVGVIGGAFVLTALATWVYGVAANEFAHGVMHDVRVDCFEKMQALDMAFFDDKQTGEVMSILSSDTENLEMFLDNALTNSVRLGAMVLGIAGILLYLNPVLAAVTLIIVPGMLVFTVWFMRVAEPRYARRRASVGNLNTRLENAISGVELTKTTASEPYETGRVRDASYRLFEDTMSMLRLAYFYRPGMELLAGVAFVATFGVGGYWLVYGPPLGVGRELEIGTFVTFVFLTQRFVTPLAEVSNIVDQYENAKASSERVFGLMDIPARVRSSEDAVDLTDPEGRVVYDDVSFAYDGIPGRADGAEGRGEETVVRDVSTRAEPGETVGVVGPTGAGKSTLLKLLLRLYDVDEGAITLDGHDVRDVSIESLRDAVGYVGQDTFLFDGTIAENIEYGRFGASDEAVREAARAAEAHEFITQLPDGYETRVGERGVKLSGGQRQRIAIARVVLQDPAVLVLDEATSAVDTKTEYLIQKSLDALSEDRTAFVIAHRLSTVKDADGIVVLDDGEIVERGTHEELLDQDGLYAGLWAVQAGDAERLSGEFGSQIAQD from the coding sequence GTGGCAGTGAGTTCCGACGAGAGCGTCTTCGACCGCTATCGCGCCGACGTCGAGCGGCCGATGCGACGGCTCGCCCGGACCTACGGCACCCCCCGAAAGGAGTGGTTCGTCGTCGGCCTGCTCGGCAACCTCGTCGCCCAGTTCGCCTCGCTCGCCCCGCCGGTGGTCCTCGGGGCGGCCATCGACGGTGTCCTCCGGGGCGGCACGTTCTCCCTGCCGCTCGTCCCCGCCGGCTGGATCCCGACGGGCACCGACGGCCAGTTCCTCTTCGCCGTCGGGGTCATCGGGGGCGCGTTCGTCCTGACCGCCCTCGCCACGTGGGTCTACGGCGTCGCGGCCAACGAGTTCGCCCACGGCGTGATGCACGACGTCCGGGTGGACTGCTTCGAGAAGATGCAGGCGCTCGACATGGCCTTCTTCGACGACAAGCAGACCGGCGAGGTCATGTCGATCCTCTCGTCGGACACGGAGAACCTCGAGATGTTCCTCGACAACGCCCTGACGAACTCGGTCAGGCTGGGCGCGATGGTGCTCGGCATCGCCGGCATCCTCCTCTACCTCAACCCGGTCCTCGCCGCCGTCACCCTGATAATCGTCCCCGGGATGCTCGTGTTCACCGTCTGGTTCATGAGGGTCGCCGAGCCACGCTACGCCCGCCGCCGCGCCAGCGTCGGCAACCTCAACACGCGACTGGAGAACGCCATCTCCGGCGTCGAACTGACGAAGACCACCGCCAGCGAACCGTACGAGACTGGCCGGGTCCGTGACGCCTCCTACCGCCTGTTCGAGGACACGATGTCGATGCTCCGCCTCGCCTACTTCTACCGGCCGGGGATGGAACTGCTCGCCGGCGTCGCGTTCGTCGCCACGTTCGGCGTCGGGGGCTACTGGCTCGTCTACGGCCCGCCGCTCGGCGTCGGCCGGGAACTCGAGATCGGGACGTTCGTCACGTTCGTCTTCCTCACCCAGCGGTTCGTCACGCCGCTCGCCGAGGTGTCGAACATCGTCGACCAGTACGAGAACGCAAAGGCATCCAGCGAGCGCGTGTTCGGACTGATGGACATCCCGGCCCGCGTCCGGTCCAGCGAGGACGCCGTCGACCTGACCGACCCCGAGGGCCGCGTCGTCTACGACGACGTCTCGTTCGCCTACGACGGGATCCCCGGCCGGGCGGACGGCGCCGAGGGCCGCGGCGAGGAGACGGTCGTCCGTGACGTCTCCACGCGGGCCGAACCGGGCGAGACCGTCGGCGTCGTGGGTCCCACCGGGGCGGGGAAGTCAACCCTGCTGAAGCTCCTGCTCAGGCTCTACGACGTGGACGAGGGCGCCATCACGCTCGACGGCCACGACGTGCGCGACGTCTCCATCGAGAGCCTGCGCGACGCCGTGGGCTACGTCGGACAGGACACGTTCCTCTTCGACGGCACCATCGCCGAGAACATCGAGTACGGTCGCTTCGGCGCGAGCGACGAGGCCGTCCGGGAGGCCGCCCGCGCCGCCGAGGCCCACGAGTTCATCACCCAGCTCCCCGACGGCTACGAGACCCGCGTGGGCGAGCGCGGCGTGAAGCTCTCGGGCGGCCAGCGCCAGCGCATCGCCATCGCCCGCGTCGTCCTGCAGGACCCCGCGGTGCTCGTCCTCGACGAGGCCACCTCGGCCGTCGACACGAAGACGGAGTACCTCATCCAGAAGTCGCTCGACGCGCTCAGCGAGGACCGCACCGCGTTCGTCATCGCCCACCGCCTCTCGACGGTGAAAGACGCCGACGGCATCGTCGTCCTCGACGACGGCGAGATCGTCGAGCGTGGCACCCACGAGGAACTGCTGGACCAAGATGGCCTCTACGCCGGGTTGTGGGCGGTGCAGGCGGGCGACGCCGAGCGACTGTCGGGGGAGTTCGGGAGCCAGATCGCGCAAGATTAA